One Rhodococcus sp. P1Y DNA window includes the following coding sequences:
- a CDS encoding SRPBCC family protein, with amino-acid sequence MAERTQRSITVDAPSAQVMDVIADFDAYPSWVSAAKSVDVLATGVDGRADRVKFVLDAGMVKDTYELSYQWASDGKSVSWELVSGEMQKSQTGSYTLIENKDGGTEVTYELAVDLNIPMIGLFKRKAEKVITDTALKELKKRVEG; translated from the coding sequence ATGGCCGAGAGAACACAGAGGTCGATCACTGTCGACGCTCCATCTGCGCAGGTGATGGACGTGATCGCCGATTTCGACGCATACCCGTCCTGGGTGTCGGCTGCGAAATCGGTGGACGTGCTGGCGACAGGCGTCGATGGACGAGCGGACCGTGTGAAGTTCGTGCTCGACGCAGGAATGGTCAAGGACACGTACGAGCTCAGCTACCAGTGGGCATCGGACGGAAAATCTGTTTCTTGGGAACTGGTGTCGGGTGAGATGCAGAAGTCTCAGACCGGGTCCTACACACTGATCGAGAACAAGGACGGTGGCACCGAGGTCACCTACGAACTCGCCGTCGACCTGAACATTCCGATGATCGGCTTGTTCAAGCGCAAGGCCGAAAAGGTCATCACCGACACCGCACTCAAAGAACTGAAGAAGAGGGTCGAAGGCTGA
- a CDS encoding polyketide cyclase / dehydrase and lipid transport — protein MSSIQVADQTFVAAPGAVLAASLGQPRRWRTWWPDLRLEVTEDRADKGIRWAVGGALTGTMEVWLEAVSALDGVIVHYFLHAEPAGAANTDLAVENRRRRVAGKTMAFDLKRELEVGRPAGERPQHTQL, from the coding sequence ATGAGCAGTATCCAAGTTGCCGATCAGACATTCGTCGCCGCTCCGGGTGCGGTGCTCGCCGCATCACTCGGGCAGCCGCGGCGCTGGCGGACGTGGTGGCCGGACTTGCGCCTCGAGGTCACCGAGGATCGAGCCGACAAAGGCATCAGGTGGGCGGTCGGCGGTGCATTGACCGGGACGATGGAAGTGTGGCTGGAGGCCGTTTCGGCGCTCGACGGCGTCATCGTGCATTATTTCCTCCACGCGGAGCCTGCAGGTGCAGCGAACACCGATCTCGCTGTCGAGAACCGCAGACGCCGTGTCGCGGGTAAGACCATGGCATTCGACCTCAAGCGTGAGCTCGAGGTAGGCCGCCCTGCTGGTGAACGTCCGCAGCACACGCAGCTCTGA
- a CDS encoding AMP-dependent synthetase/ligase: MREFTSPAAFVIEEGESAVDTVFARAANSPGSTAFSRQVNGQWSDVSAETFAAQVTDVAKGLIAAGLNQGDRVALMSSTRYEWTVIDYAIWASGGVTVPIYETSSAGQVEWILSDAEPVLLVLETESHVTETADVVAAANTVRRTFRIDGPTADTGAIAELTALGNTVSGDDVKARVAALRSSDPATLIYTSGTTGRPKGVQLTHANLLAESRGIRETSLESLLRPGNRTLMFLPLAHVLARAVTIAAFDAGVAVGHTSDIPNLVSTFGAFEPDFILSVPRVFEKVYNTAKQKAHADGKGKIFDAAADTAVAWSEAQDSGVGLVLRIKHALFDKLVYTKLRAALGGRCQLAISGGAPLGARLGHFYRGIGVPIYEGYGLTETSAAFAVNTIGHQRVGSVGRPLPANTVRIAEDGEIQLRGPVVFAGYWRNDDASAESLDDGWFRTGDLGSVDEDGYITITGRKKELIVTAGGKNVSPAGLEDRLRAHPLISQAIVVGDQKPFIGALVTLDDDAFSGWKDSHGKPAEATPSDLAKDPDLTAEIDAAIADANTSVSHAEAIKRYRILPGDFTEEAGEVTPTMKLKRNVIVKTYADEIEAIYTK; encoded by the coding sequence GTGCGTGAGTTCACATCGCCCGCAGCGTTCGTCATCGAAGAAGGCGAGTCGGCCGTGGACACGGTCTTCGCACGCGCGGCGAATTCACCCGGGTCCACAGCGTTCTCCCGTCAGGTGAACGGTCAGTGGTCGGACGTGAGCGCCGAAACGTTCGCAGCTCAGGTGACCGACGTAGCGAAAGGTTTGATCGCCGCAGGCCTGAACCAGGGCGATCGCGTTGCGCTGATGTCCTCGACCCGGTACGAGTGGACGGTCATCGACTACGCGATCTGGGCGTCGGGTGGCGTCACCGTCCCCATCTACGAGACCTCGTCGGCGGGCCAGGTCGAATGGATCCTCAGCGACGCCGAACCGGTTCTCCTCGTGCTCGAGACAGAGTCTCACGTGACGGAAACCGCCGACGTCGTCGCCGCGGCGAACACGGTCCGACGCACGTTCCGCATCGACGGGCCCACTGCGGACACCGGCGCGATCGCCGAACTGACCGCACTGGGCAACACCGTATCCGGGGATGACGTGAAGGCCAGGGTCGCAGCTTTGCGCTCCTCGGATCCCGCGACGTTGATCTACACCTCCGGAACGACCGGGCGCCCCAAGGGTGTGCAGCTCACCCACGCGAACCTGCTCGCCGAGTCTCGCGGAATCCGCGAGACGTCGCTCGAGTCGCTGCTTCGCCCCGGCAATCGCACCCTCATGTTCCTTCCGTTGGCCCACGTGCTCGCGAGGGCCGTCACGATCGCAGCGTTCGATGCCGGTGTCGCCGTGGGTCATACGAGCGATATCCCGAATCTCGTCTCGACGTTCGGGGCATTCGAACCTGACTTCATTCTCTCCGTCCCACGCGTGTTCGAGAAGGTCTACAACACCGCGAAGCAGAAGGCGCACGCCGACGGCAAAGGCAAGATCTTCGACGCAGCGGCAGACACCGCCGTCGCATGGAGCGAAGCCCAGGACTCCGGCGTCGGACTCGTACTGCGCATCAAGCACGCACTGTTCGACAAACTCGTCTACACCAAACTGCGTGCGGCTCTCGGCGGTCGATGCCAGCTTGCGATCTCAGGTGGAGCGCCACTCGGCGCACGCCTGGGCCACTTCTATCGCGGAATCGGTGTACCGATCTACGAGGGTTACGGGCTCACCGAAACCAGCGCTGCGTTCGCCGTGAACACCATCGGGCATCAGCGCGTGGGAAGCGTCGGACGCCCACTGCCTGCGAACACGGTACGCATCGCCGAGGACGGAGAGATCCAACTCCGCGGACCCGTCGTGTTCGCCGGCTACTGGCGAAACGACGATGCGTCCGCGGAATCGCTCGACGACGGTTGGTTCCGTACCGGCGATCTGGGATCGGTCGACGAGGATGGCTACATCACGATCACCGGGCGCAAGAAGGAACTCATCGTCACCGCGGGAGGAAAGAACGTCTCCCCCGCCGGGCTGGAGGACCGTCTGCGCGCGCACCCACTGATCAGCCAGGCCATCGTGGTCGGCGATCAGAAGCCCTTCATCGGAGCACTCGTCACCCTCGACGACGACGCCTTCTCCGGCTGGAAGGACTCGCACGGCAAGCCAGCCGAGGCCACCCCGTCCGACCTCGCGAAGGACCCCGATTTGACGGCCGAGATCGACGCCGCGATCGCTGATGCGAACACATCGGTGTCGCACGCCGAGGCCATCAAGAGATACCGAATTCTGCCGGGTGATTTCACGGAGGAAGCCGGTGAGGTGACACCTACGATGAAGCTGAAGAGAAATGTGATCGTCAAGACCTACGCGGACGAGATCGAGGCGATCTACACCAAGTAA
- a CDS encoding glycosyltransferase family 4 protein has protein sequence MRRTLLVTNDFPPRPGGIQSYLHSFATRFPADELVVYAPRWRGDSHVTFDAQQPFEVVRHPTTLMLPTPLVARRAAELVRSHGCESAWFGAAAPLAVMAPALRRAGAGNIVASTHGHEVGWSMVPGGRATLRAIGNSVDTVTYVSKYTRGRFASAFGSRAALEHVPPGVDTDRFTPDPAAREELRARYGLADRPTVLCLSRLVPRKGQDYLIRSIRGIRDRVDDAVLVIVGGGPYEGTLRALVDKEGVQDHVIFTGTVPSAELAAHHTIADVFAMPSRTRGAGLDVEGLGIVYLEASACGVPVVAGMSGGAPEAVQQNKTGLVVDGRSVEQITDAVATILSDRALAASMGNAGRSWVENNWRWDVLAGKLRSLL, from the coding sequence ATGCGTCGGACCCTGCTGGTGACGAACGATTTCCCACCGCGCCCCGGTGGAATCCAGTCGTATCTGCACAGTTTCGCTACACGCTTCCCCGCCGACGAGTTGGTGGTGTACGCGCCCCGGTGGCGAGGGGACAGTCACGTCACGTTCGATGCACAGCAGCCGTTCGAGGTCGTGCGCCATCCGACGACACTCATGCTGCCGACGCCTCTCGTCGCCCGCAGAGCGGCCGAGCTGGTCCGGTCCCACGGCTGCGAATCGGCCTGGTTCGGAGCCGCAGCCCCGTTGGCTGTGATGGCGCCTGCGCTTCGGCGTGCGGGCGCAGGCAACATCGTCGCGAGCACGCACGGCCACGAGGTGGGCTGGTCGATGGTCCCTGGCGGGCGTGCGACGTTGCGGGCGATCGGCAATTCCGTCGACACGGTCACGTACGTGAGCAAGTACACAAGGGGGCGATTCGCGTCGGCATTCGGTTCTCGTGCCGCTTTGGAACACGTCCCGCCTGGGGTGGACACCGACCGCTTCACACCGGACCCGGCTGCCAGGGAAGAACTGCGGGCGCGCTACGGGCTCGCTGATCGTCCGACGGTGCTGTGTCTGTCGCGGCTGGTCCCGCGCAAGGGCCAGGACTACCTCATTCGATCGATACGAGGGATTCGAGACCGTGTCGACGACGCGGTCCTCGTCATCGTAGGAGGGGGGCCGTACGAGGGAACTCTGCGAGCGCTGGTCGACAAGGAAGGCGTCCAGGACCACGTGATCTTCACCGGCACAGTGCCTTCTGCGGAGCTTGCCGCCCACCACACCATCGCCGACGTCTTCGCCATGCCGAGCCGAACACGCGGAGCCGGGCTCGACGTGGAGGGACTCGGCATCGTCTATCTCGAGGCGTCGGCGTGCGGCGTCCCCGTGGTCGCAGGCATGTCCGGTGGTGCGCCGGAAGCGGTGCAGCAGAACAAGACCGGGCTCGTCGTCGACGGTCGTTCGGTCGAACAGATCACCGATGCCGTTGCAACGATCCTGTCCGATCGCGCGCTCGCCGCGTCCATGGGAAACGCGGGCCGTAGCTGGGTCGAAAACAATTGGCGCTGGGACGTTCTCGCGGGAAAGCTGCGCTCGTTGCTCTGA
- a CDS encoding C40 family peptidase has protein sequence MVAPTIPATAQPGVDSSSDAQTRLADLSRESEQTNEALHNAEIDLEAKTVAQRDAEAAVTVHQQAFDAAEAALAQLKPAVDKVANVNYQGGRTNRLFAVMVSDSPQQLLDQMSALDIISAETARQVELFKQATSDAAAAEEAARLAADTARTAAEQAKVVSDDLQSKQSELQGQMAEVIASFNALSGAEQADLAGSPLPPGFDLSKILSTLVPGSSSGALQAGLTQIGKPYVWGATGPDGFDCSGLVVWAYKQVGKTLPRSSQAQASGGTPIDQKDLQPGDVVLFYPDASHVGLYAGNGNVLHASTFGVPVKVQSMASFPYYGARRY, from the coding sequence ATGGTCGCGCCGACCATTCCGGCCACCGCGCAGCCGGGCGTCGACAGTTCTTCCGATGCGCAGACCCGACTGGCGGACCTGTCGAGGGAGTCGGAGCAAACGAACGAAGCGTTGCACAACGCAGAGATCGATCTGGAGGCGAAAACAGTCGCACAGCGCGACGCCGAAGCTGCCGTCACGGTTCATCAGCAAGCGTTCGATGCGGCGGAGGCCGCGCTCGCGCAGCTGAAGCCGGCTGTGGACAAGGTTGCCAACGTCAACTACCAGGGCGGCCGCACCAACCGTCTGTTCGCGGTGATGGTGAGCGATTCGCCCCAACAGCTTCTCGACCAGATGTCGGCGCTCGACATCATCTCAGCGGAGACCGCGCGTCAGGTCGAGCTTTTCAAGCAGGCTACGTCCGACGCTGCAGCAGCCGAGGAAGCCGCACGGCTTGCCGCGGACACTGCGCGGACAGCCGCCGAACAGGCCAAGGTCGTCAGTGACGATCTGCAGTCCAAGCAGAGCGAACTGCAGGGTCAGATGGCAGAGGTCATCGCGAGCTTCAACGCCCTCTCAGGAGCAGAGCAGGCCGATCTCGCCGGTTCGCCACTCCCGCCGGGATTCGACCTGTCCAAGATCTTGTCCACTCTCGTTCCAGGCTCGAGTTCGGGTGCTCTGCAGGCCGGACTCACGCAGATCGGCAAGCCGTATGTGTGGGGAGCGACTGGGCCAGACGGATTCGACTGCTCCGGGCTTGTGGTGTGGGCGTACAAGCAGGTCGGCAAGACCCTTCCGCGGTCCAGCCAAGCACAGGCGTCAGGTGGAACCCCTATCGATCAGAAGGACCTGCAACCAGGCGACGTCGTGCTGTTCTATCCGGATGCATCCCACGTCGGGCTGTATGCAGGAAACGGCAACGTACTGCATGCGTCGACGTTCGGCGTTCCGGTGAAGGTGCAGTCGATGGCGTCGTTCCCGTACTACGGCGCACGCCGCTACTGA
- a CDS encoding C40 family peptidase: MASHTSPRSLRRILVAGAITAGVVVLPAAPAMAAPITIPGIGTFEVPEIPGLPPLPTAIPGLPGVPAPVAPQVTPAAKAVQAAESKIGAPYVYGASGPNSFDCSGLVQWAYKQAGISLPRTSYDQAAAGTPVSQADLQPGDVVSFYGGSHSGIYAGGGNVIHASTSGVPVKVAPVSSMPFDGARRY; this comes from the coding sequence GTGGCGTCACACACTTCTCCCCGCTCATTGCGACGAATACTCGTAGCCGGCGCGATCACTGCCGGCGTGGTAGTTCTTCCCGCAGCCCCCGCAATGGCGGCCCCCATCACCATCCCCGGAATCGGTACGTTCGAGGTTCCGGAAATTCCAGGTCTTCCGCCGCTTCCGACCGCAATCCCGGGCCTCCCCGGTGTTCCGGCTCCGGTGGCTCCGCAGGTGACCCCGGCTGCCAAGGCCGTGCAGGCTGCAGAGTCCAAGATCGGCGCGCCCTATGTCTACGGCGCATCGGGCCCGAACTCGTTCGATTGCTCGGGACTCGTCCAGTGGGCGTACAAGCAGGCCGGAATCAGCCTGCCTCGCACCAGCTACGACCAGGCCGCTGCCGGAACTCCGGTTTCGCAGGCCGACCTCCAGCCAGGTGACGTCGTGTCCTTCTACGGCGGTTCCCACTCGGGCATCTACGCGGGTGGCGGCAACGTCATTCACGCGTCGACGTCCGGTGTCCCCGTGAAGGTCGCCCCGGTCTCCTCGATGCCGTTCGACGGAGCGCGTCGCTACTGA
- a CDS encoding DEDD exonuclease domain-containing protein gives MSLPIQLSFDELDTPLHQTTFVVVDLETTGGSADTEAITEIGAVKIRGGEVVAEFATLVDPGRSIPPYIVELTGITTAMLIGAPRIERVLPSFLEFARGSVLVAHNARFDMGFLKAAASRLDIAWPRFQVLCTVKLARRVLTRDEAPSVKLSALSALFQVSTQPTHRALDDARATVDVLHALIERVGNQGVHSYAELVDYLPGVSAGQRAKRSLAAHLPRSPGVYLFKGPGNEVLYVGTSTNLQRRVRNYFTGSETRGRMKEMVGLAVDVDYVECAHGLEAGVRELRLLSAHIPPYNRRSKFPKKGWWITITTEAFPRLSVVRTPTPDSIGPFTARSDAADTAALIAEFCGIRTCTNRIPRSTVHDCLPAAVGGCAAASSGAVAPDEYSAAPGRFVTLAKGLDDRVLFTIRDRITTLADAELFESATRLRDRLAILADVLRRMHRLGAIAAITELVVARRAPDGGWELAVVRYGRLTGAAITPRRVHPMPVVEAIVAAAETVIPDGTPLRGASPEEVGLVARWLDSDGVRIVRTTDGYGEPVHGAGSWRDWCITAKTVSRRERNAIDDSGGRAF, from the coding sequence GTGAGCCTGCCGATTCAACTGAGTTTCGACGAACTCGATACTCCGTTGCACCAGACGACCTTCGTCGTCGTGGACCTCGAGACCACGGGCGGCAGCGCGGACACCGAAGCAATCACCGAGATCGGCGCGGTCAAGATCCGAGGCGGGGAAGTCGTCGCCGAATTCGCCACGTTGGTAGACCCCGGCCGATCCATTCCCCCGTACATCGTGGAGTTGACCGGCATCACCACCGCGATGCTGATCGGGGCGCCGCGGATCGAGCGCGTGCTTCCCAGTTTTCTCGAATTCGCACGCGGCTCGGTTCTGGTGGCCCACAACGCCCGTTTCGACATGGGATTCCTGAAGGCTGCCGCGTCGCGGCTCGACATCGCCTGGCCCCGGTTTCAAGTCCTGTGCACGGTCAAGCTCGCGCGACGGGTGCTGACACGCGACGAGGCACCGTCGGTCAAGCTGTCGGCTTTGTCGGCACTGTTCCAAGTGAGCACACAACCGACACACCGGGCACTCGACGATGCACGAGCCACCGTCGATGTTCTGCACGCACTCATCGAGCGGGTGGGTAATCAAGGCGTTCACAGCTACGCAGAGCTCGTGGATTACCTCCCCGGCGTATCGGCGGGGCAACGCGCGAAACGTTCGCTTGCCGCCCACCTACCGAGGTCGCCTGGTGTCTACCTGTTCAAGGGACCGGGCAACGAAGTCCTGTACGTCGGGACATCGACCAATCTGCAGCGGCGTGTTCGCAACTACTTCACCGGCTCGGAGACACGCGGGCGCATGAAAGAGATGGTGGGGCTCGCCGTCGACGTCGATTACGTCGAATGCGCCCACGGACTCGAAGCGGGCGTTCGAGAGCTGAGATTGTTGTCCGCCCACATCCCGCCGTACAACCGCCGGTCCAAGTTCCCCAAGAAGGGCTGGTGGATCACGATCACGACGGAGGCGTTTCCTCGGTTGTCCGTGGTGCGGACACCCACACCCGATTCGATCGGCCCTTTCACCGCTCGATCCGACGCAGCCGACACCGCAGCCCTGATCGCCGAGTTCTGTGGCATCCGCACATGCACCAATCGAATCCCCCGGTCGACCGTTCACGATTGCCTGCCTGCAGCAGTAGGTGGATGTGCCGCAGCGTCATCCGGTGCCGTCGCACCCGACGAGTACTCCGCAGCACCCGGCCGCTTCGTGACGCTCGCGAAGGGGCTCGACGATCGAGTGCTGTTCACCATCCGCGACAGAATCACAACGCTGGCCGACGCCGAGCTTTTCGAGTCCGCCACCCGCTTGCGAGACAGGCTCGCAATTCTCGCCGATGTCCTGCGCAGAATGCACCGCCTCGGCGCGATCGCAGCGATAACAGAACTCGTCGTCGCGCGCCGAGCCCCGGACGGCGGTTGGGAACTGGCAGTAGTGCGGTACGGCCGGCTCACCGGAGCCGCGATCACGCCGCGGCGGGTTCATCCCATGCCTGTTGTCGAGGCGATCGTTGCCGCAGCCGAAACCGTGATTCCCGACGGCACCCCGCTTCGCGGCGCATCGCCCGAGGAAGTCGGTTTGGTCGCACGATGGCTCGATTCGGACGGCGTCAGAATCGTGCGCACTACGGACGGTTACGGCGAGCCCGTCCACGGGGCAGGTTCGTGGAGGGACTGGTGCATCACCGCCAAGACGGTGTCACGCCGCGAGCGCAACGCAATCGACGATAGCGGCGGACGAGCGTTCTAA
- a CDS encoding Lrp/AsnC family transcriptional regulator translates to MINAIVMIDAEAHAIPETAQSVADVDGVTEVYSCAGDVDLIAIVKVRDHQQIAEVVTQRINKVPGVVNTATHIAFQSYSSADIEAGFSIGE, encoded by the coding sequence ATGATCAACGCAATCGTCATGATCGACGCCGAGGCTCACGCGATCCCCGAGACCGCGCAGTCGGTCGCAGACGTGGACGGGGTCACCGAGGTGTACTCGTGCGCCGGAGATGTCGATCTCATCGCGATAGTCAAGGTCCGTGACCACCAACAGATCGCCGAAGTAGTCACACAGCGAATCAACAAGGTTCCCGGCGTCGTCAACACCGCCACCCACATCGCGTTTCAGTCCTACTCCAGCGCGGATATCGAGGCAGGGTTCTCCATCGGCGAGTAG
- the trpD gene encoding anthranilate phosphoribosyltransferase, with amino-acid sequence MTSSKSVDAIRSWKKILGTLTSNADLSSEDTSWAMDEIMSDNATAAQIAAFGVALKMKGPTPAEVRGLADSMLAHATLVDSDATAVDVVGTGGDGADTVNISTMAAMVAASAGARVVKHGNRAASSQSGTTDVLEALGVKFGLGPVGVATTVREVGIGFCFAPVYHPALRFAGPPRKEIGIPTVFNVLGPLTNPGRPRAGLIGCAFDSLVPVVAAVFAERGASALVVRGDDGLDEITLSTTTTVHVVSGGQVTTTTIDPRNFGFDLVPIDALKGGDAAFNADVARSVFGGADGPVRDAVLLNAAAAITAFDGISDGIDPHALDVQLTRGIERAAEALDSGATSELLNRWVARSNELD; translated from the coding sequence ATGACCTCATCGAAGAGTGTCGACGCGATCAGATCCTGGAAGAAAATTCTCGGAACACTGACGTCGAATGCCGATCTTTCCAGCGAGGACACGAGCTGGGCGATGGACGAGATCATGTCGGACAATGCGACCGCGGCGCAGATCGCAGCCTTCGGAGTCGCGCTCAAGATGAAGGGCCCGACGCCTGCCGAGGTTCGCGGGCTCGCCGATTCCATGCTCGCCCACGCGACGTTGGTGGACAGCGACGCCACGGCGGTCGACGTCGTGGGAACGGGCGGCGACGGTGCCGATACGGTCAATATCTCCACGATGGCAGCGATGGTGGCGGCATCAGCAGGTGCCCGCGTGGTGAAACACGGAAACCGCGCCGCGTCCTCCCAGAGCGGAACCACGGACGTTCTCGAGGCACTCGGGGTGAAGTTCGGTCTCGGTCCGGTCGGAGTAGCGACCACGGTGCGCGAGGTGGGCATCGGGTTCTGTTTCGCGCCCGTCTACCACCCGGCTTTGAGGTTTGCAGGTCCGCCGCGCAAGGAAATCGGCATCCCGACGGTGTTCAACGTATTGGGGCCGCTCACCAATCCTGGACGACCGAGGGCCGGGCTCATCGGCTGTGCGTTCGATTCGCTCGTACCCGTTGTTGCGGCCGTTTTCGCCGAGCGCGGTGCGAGCGCGCTGGTGGTACGAGGCGACGACGGTCTGGACGAGATCACTCTGTCCACCACGACCACGGTTCACGTCGTCTCCGGCGGCCAGGTGACCACGACGACAATCGATCCTCGGAACTTCGGGTTCGATCTTGTTCCCATCGACGCGCTGAAGGGCGGAGATGCGGCATTCAACGCCGATGTCGCGCGCTCGGTCTTCGGCGGCGCCGACGGACCGGTCCGCGACGCCGTTCTTCTCAACGCCGCCGCAGCAATCACAGCGTTCGACGGTATTTCCGACGGTATCGATCCGCATGCCCTCGACGTGCAGCTAACGCGCGGGATCGAGCGCGCCGCCGAGGCGCTCGACTCGGGCGCGACCTCCGAGTTGCTGAACCGTTGGGTCGCGCGGTCGAACGAACTGGACTGA
- the ctaE gene encoding aa3-type cytochrome oxidase subunit III, which yields MTSAVGTQGSAITQRVHSLNRPNMVSVGTIVWLSSELMFFAGLFAMYFVARAQANGNWPPEPTELNLALAVPVTAVLIASSFTCQLGVFAAERGDVFGLRRWYIITLAMGAFFVAGQGYEYYHLVHEGTTLSSSVYGSVFYITTGFHGLHVIGGLIAFVFLITRTLVSKFTPAQATAAIVVSYYWHFVDIVWIALFATIYFVR from the coding sequence GTGACGAGCGCTGTAGGGACTCAAGGATCGGCAATCACCCAACGCGTGCACTCGCTGAACCGTCCCAATATGGTCAGCGTCGGCACCATCGTGTGGCTGTCGAGCGAACTCATGTTCTTCGCTGGACTTTTTGCGATGTACTTCGTCGCGAGGGCGCAAGCGAACGGCAACTGGCCACCGGAACCGACCGAGCTCAACCTCGCGCTTGCCGTCCCGGTCACTGCCGTGTTGATTGCGTCGTCGTTCACCTGCCAGCTCGGTGTGTTCGCCGCCGAGCGAGGTGACGTCTTCGGACTGCGACGCTGGTACATCATCACGCTGGCCATGGGCGCGTTCTTCGTGGCAGGCCAGGGTTACGAGTACTACCACCTGGTGCACGAAGGAACGACATTGTCGTCGAGCGTGTACGGATCGGTCTTCTACATCACGACCGGATTCCACGGACTGCACGTCATCGGCGGACTGATCGCATTCGTATTCCTCATCACGCGAACGCTGGTCAGTAAGTTCACGCCGGCTCAGGCAACCGCCGCGATCGTCGTGTCGTACTACTGGCACTTCGTCGACATCGTCTGGATCGCGCTGTTCGCCACCATCTACTTCGTTCGCTAG
- the qcrC gene encoding cytochrome bc1 complex diheme cytochrome c subunit has protein sequence MSSSPPAASGDSTHGLEAAESVSAVKSRRKRKTRRRVTGALVLMLGLLSAGFLASALTPTPQVATADQDSAALIREGKQLYDTSCVTCHGVNLQGVQDRGPSLIGVGEAAVYFQVSTGRMPAVRNEAQIMRKPPKFDDKQVDALGAYIQANGGGPTVIRDSNGEIAQSSLQGGDIARGSELFRLNCASCHNFTGEGGALSSGKFAPALGPASEQDIYTAMITGPQNMPKFSDRQLTQEEKVDIISYVKSAQETKAPGGWGLGGFGPGTEMVAIWVVGIAAVVGATLWIGSRS, from the coding sequence ATGAGTTCATCTCCCCCAGCAGCATCCGGTGACAGCACACATGGACTCGAAGCAGCCGAGTCCGTGTCTGCCGTCAAGAGCCGACGGAAGCGCAAGACCCGCCGTCGTGTGACCGGAGCACTCGTCCTGATGCTGGGTCTCCTCAGCGCTGGATTCCTCGCATCCGCACTCACCCCGACGCCCCAGGTCGCCACTGCCGATCAGGATTCGGCAGCGTTGATCCGCGAAGGCAAGCAGCTCTACGACACGTCTTGCGTTACATGCCACGGCGTGAACCTCCAGGGCGTACAGGATCGTGGGCCCAGCCTCATCGGCGTCGGCGAGGCAGCCGTCTACTTCCAGGTTTCGACCGGTCGTATGCCCGCAGTCCGCAATGAAGCTCAAATCATGCGCAAGCCACCGAAGTTCGACGACAAGCAGGTCGATGCCCTCGGTGCGTACATCCAGGCCAACGGCGGCGGACCCACGGTCATCCGTGACAGCAACGGCGAAATTGCTCAGTCCTCTTTGCAGGGTGGAGACATCGCCAGGGGCAGTGAGTTGTTTCGACTCAACTGCGCGTCCTGCCACAACTTCACCGGTGAGGGTGGCGCGTTGTCCTCGGGCAAGTTCGCCCCCGCTCTCGGGCCTGCCAGCGAGCAGGACATCTACACAGCGATGATCACCGGACCCCAGAACATGCCCAAGTTCTCGGACCGCCAGCTGACCCAGGAGGAGAAGGTCGACATCATCTCCTACGTGAAGTCGGCGCAGGAGACGAAGGCCCCCGGCGGATGGGGTCTCGGCGGCTTCGGACCCGGTACCGAAATGGTCGCCATCTGGGTAGTCGGAATCGCCGCCGTGGTCGGCGCGACACTATGGATCGGATCAAGGTCATGA